In one window of Stigmatopora argus isolate UIUO_Sarg chromosome 19, RoL_Sarg_1.0, whole genome shotgun sequence DNA:
- the chac1 gene encoding glutathione-specific gamma-glutamylcyclotransferase 1 translates to MKPQDIIAAKRSSLWIFGYGSLVWKPDFKYKRSKVGYIQGYKRRFWHGDNFHRGSDELLARVVTLIPEDDASTWGVAFEVSGAQVEAALEYLNVREAVHGGYNTEMVVFHPEDGGPAVQALLYIATTDNPMYMGPAAPEEIGARIAVCEGRTGHNLEYLLRLATFMRTSCPHVDDQHLFAVEAAALAMVSYMLETQ, encoded by the exons ATGAAGCCTCAAGACATCATCGCCGCCAAGAGAAGCAGTCTGTGGATCTTCGGCTACGGTTCGCTTGTGTGGAAGCCCGATTTCAAGTACAAGCGGAGCAAGGTGGGCTACATTCAAGGCTACAAGAGACGTTTCTGGCACGGGGACAACTTCCACCGTGGCAGCGATGAGCTG CTCGCGAGAGTGGTGACGTTGATCCCAGAGGATGAC GCAAGCACATGGGGTGTGGCTTTTGAGGTCAGCGGTGCCCAGGTGGAAGCAGCCTTGGAGTACCTAAACGTCCGCGAGGCTGTGCACGGGGGCTACAACACCGAGATGGTGGTCTTCCACCCGGAAGATGGCGGCCCTGCTGTCCAAGCGCTGCTGTACATCGCCACCACAGACAACCCCATGTACATGGGGCCCGCCGCGCCAGAGGAGATCGGTGCCCGGATTGCCGTGTGCGAGGGTCGCACAGGGCACAACCTGGAGTACCTGCTCCGGTTGGCCACCTTTATGCGTACCAGTTGCCCGCACGTGGATGACCAGCACCTATTCGCCGTGGAAGCTGCGGCACTGGCCATGGTCTCTTACATGTTGGAGACCCAGTAG
- the dll4 gene encoding delta-like protein 4 isoform X1, translating into MLRGCATFLACCCIAPKHAHAHIRRGRAYAADVHFYGVRCHVRRGDRRRRGGRRRASWILLPCHIWITFSEGEELRVVVVFFGRITTPCFFPLLLLFTRFSGIGNWHCGCHFGCIRMAAWFTFFFSLAFSTMAQVFASGVFELHLHDFKNQKGLLANGLPCKPSCRTYFRVCLKNYQAVVSPGGCIFGSARTPVLGSSNSFTDTPPGPIQIPFNFSWPGSFSLIIEAWHAPHGNLPVESNNPDFLISFFAIQRQMSVSSDWSQDTQTSEQTELRYSYRFVCNKSYYGESCSKKCTPRDDRFGHYTCTRDGKLSCLSGWKGGYCEEPICLEGCSERNGNCSKPGECVCRDGWQGTFCDECKKHPACKHGTCQLPWQCNCQEGWGGLLCDQDLNFCTHHHPCVNGATCMNTGQGSYTCTCMPGYTGVNCELEMQECDSNPCRNGGTCTNLESGYMCSCLEGFEGSHCEHSLLTCADSPCFHGGKCWEKDNGRSYMCECPRGYTGLNCEKRVDKCTSLPCANGGQCLIHGGTRVCSCRAGFTGQHCEININECAGNPCVNGGTCLDRINDYTCECPPGYSGRNCDRVLDECPLHPCLNGGVCTSTVPVTCACPPGFTGPSCEFFAAVTSQVGEIQDGFQWAAVSLAVGLVALLVLLCMVGLALRHIHRQARRQREDTETMNNVSSVQQDNLIPASQLKNTNQKVSLEVDCDSEKSNFIHKNYHLDHYSLKTKEFKDEKSQEDKSLIYDKSLEDKRPSSRVCSEKPECRISTICSSRDSMYQSVFVIADARRECVIATEVNSTLILPCHCWEI; encoded by the exons ATGCTCCGTGGATGCGCAACTTTTTTGGCTTGTTGTTGCATCGCTCCAaaacacgcacacgcgcacataAGAAGGGGGCGCGCGTACGCCGCTGACGTGCACTTTTATGGAGTACGGTGCCATGTGAGGAGGGGCGAcaggaggaggagagggggTCGCCGCCGCGCTTCTTGGATATTGCTCCCGTGTCATATTTGGATAACGTTTTCTGAAGGAGAGGAGCtaagagttgttgttgttttttttggaaggatTACTACCccttgcttttttccccttcttcttTTATTCACCCGGTTCTCTGGAATTGGGAATTGGCATTGCGGGTGTCACTTTGGCTGCATAAGGATGGCAGCTTGGTTCACCTTCTTCTTCTCCCTTGCCTTCAGCACCATGGCGCAG GTGTTTGCCTCTGGTGTTTTTGAGCTGCACCTCCACGACTTTAAGAACCAAAAGGGTCTCTTAGCCAATGGGCTGCCGTGCAAGCCCAGCTGCAGGACTTACTTCAGGGTGTGCCTGAAGAACTACCAGGCGGTGGTCTCACCCGGGGGCTGCATATTCGGCAGTGCCCGGACGCCAGTTCTGGGTTCCTCTAACTCCTTCACTGACACTCCACCTGGTCCCATCCAGATCCCCTTCAACTTTAGTTGGCCG GGCTCCTTTTCGTTAATAATTGAAGCCTGGCACGCTCCTCATGGAAATCTACCTGTAG AAAGCAACAACCCCGACTTTTTGATAAGCTTCTTCGCCATCCAAAGACAAATGAGCGTGAGCAGCGATTGGTCTCAGGACACGCAGACCAGCGAGCAAACGGAGCTGAGGTATTCCTACCGCTTCGTCTGCAACAAGAGTTACTACGGCGAGAGCTGCTCCAAGAAATGCACGCCCCGGGACGACCGTTTTGGACACTACACCTGCACCAGGGATGGAAAGTTGTCCTGCCTGTCCGGCTGGAAGGGGGGATACTGCGAAGAAC CCATCTGTCTGGAAGGATGCAGTGAGAGGAACGGCAACTGTTCCAAACCGGGCGAGTGTGT GTGCCGAGATGGCTGGCAGGGTACTTTCTGCGACGAGTGCAAGAAGCACCCGGCATGCAAGCACGGCACCTGCCAGCTGCCGTGGCAGTGCAACTGTCAGGAGGGCTGGGGAGGCCTATTGTGTGACCAAG ATCTGAACTTCTGCACGCATCACCATCCCTGCGTGAACGGCGCCACCTGCATGAACACGGGCCAGGGCAGCTACACGTGTACGTGCATGCCGGGCTACACGGGGGTCAACTGCGAGCTGGAGATGCAGGAGTGTGACAGCAATCCCTGTCGGAATGGTGGGACATGCACC AATCTGGAGAGCGGCTACATGTGCTCGTGTCTGGAGGGCTTTGAGGGTTCACACTGTGAACACAGTTTGCTGACGTGCGCTGATTCCCCCTGCTTTCATGGTGGCAAGTGCTGGGAGAAAGACAATGGGCGGAGCTACATGTGCGAGTGTCCCCGTGGCTACACCGGCCTCAACTGCGAGAAGAGAGTGGATAAATGCACGTCGCTTCCCTGCGCTAATG GCGGTCAGTGTCTTATCCACGGCGGCACTCGTGTGTGCAGCTGCCGTGCAGGGTTTACGGGCCAGCATTGTGAGATCAACATCAACGAGTGCGCCGGGAACCCTTGCGTCAACGGTGGCACCTGCCTAGACCGGATCAACGACTACACCTGCGAATGCCCCCCAGGGTACAGTGGACGTAATTGTGACAGGGTCTTGGATGAGTGTCCCCTCCATCCCTGCCTCAATGGCGGCGTCTGCACCAGTACAGTCCCTGTGACTTGCGCCTGCCCACCTGGCTTTACCGGGCCCAGCTGCGAGTTCTTTGCGGCGGTGACATCCCAAGTGGGAGAGATTCAAGATGGTTTTCAGTGGGCGGCCGTCTCCCTGGCCGTGGGGCTCGTGGCGCTGTTGGTCCTGTTGTGCATGGTGGGCTTGGCCCTGAGGCACATCCACCGGCAAGCCCGGAGGCAGCGGGAGGACACGGAAACCATGAACAATGTGTCCAGTGTTCAGCAGGATAACCTCATACCGGCATCTCAGCTGAAAAACACTAACCAAAAAGTCAGCCTGGAGGTGGACTGTGACTCGGAAAAGTCGAACTTTATCCATAAAAACTATCACTTGGACCATTACAGCTTAAAAACAAAGGAGTTTAAGGACGAAAAgtcacaagaagacaaaagtcTCATTTATGACAAGAGTTTAGAAGACAAAAGACCCTCGAGTAGAGTGTGCAG TGAAAAGCCAGAGTGTAGGATATCGACGATATGCTCATCCAGAGACTCCATGTACCAGTCGGTATTTGTTATAGCTGACGCAAGGAGAGAGTGCGTCATAGCGACTGAGGTAAACTCCACTCTAATACTACCGTGTCATTGCTGGGAGATATGA
- the dll4 gene encoding delta-like protein 4 isoform X2, with protein MLRGCATFLACCCIAPKHAHAHIRRGRAYAADVHFYGVRCHVRRGDRRRRGGRRRASWILLPCHIWITFSEGEELRVVVVFFGRITTPCFFPLLLLFTRFSGIGNWHCGCHFGCIRMAAWFTFFFSLAFSTMAQVFASGVFELHLHDFKNQKGLLANGLPCKPSCRTYFRVCLKNYQAVVSPGGCIFGSARTPVLGSSNSFTDTPPGPIQIPFNFSWPGSFSLIIEAWHAPHGNLPVESNNPDFLISFFAIQRQMSVSSDWSQDTQTSEQTELRYSYRFVCNKSYYGESCSKKCTPRDDRFGHYTCTRDGKLSCLSGWKGGYCEEPICLEGCSERNGNCSKPGECVCRDGWQGTFCDECKKHPACKHGTCQLPWQCNCQEGWGGLLCDQDLNFCTHHHPCVNGATCMNTGQGSYTCTCMPGYTGVNCELEMQECDSNPCRNGGTCTNLESGYMCSCLEGFEGSHCEHSLLTCADSPCFHGGKCWEKDNGRSYMCECPRGYTGLNCEKRVDKCTSLPCANGGQCLIHGGTRVCSCRAGFTGQHCEININECAGNPCVNGGTCLDRINDYTCECPPGYSGRNCDRVLDECPLHPCLNGGVCTSTVPVTCACPPGFTGPSCEFFAAVTSQVGEIQDGFQWAAVSLAVGLVALLVLLCMVGLALRHIHRQARRQREDTETMNNVSSVQQDNLIPASQLKNTNQKVSLEVDCDSEKSNFIHKNYHLDHYSLKTKEFKDEKSQEDKSLIYDKSLEDKRPSSRVCSEKPECRISTICSSRDSMYQSVFVIADARRECVIATEV; from the exons ATGCTCCGTGGATGCGCAACTTTTTTGGCTTGTTGTTGCATCGCTCCAaaacacgcacacgcgcacataAGAAGGGGGCGCGCGTACGCCGCTGACGTGCACTTTTATGGAGTACGGTGCCATGTGAGGAGGGGCGAcaggaggaggagagggggTCGCCGCCGCGCTTCTTGGATATTGCTCCCGTGTCATATTTGGATAACGTTTTCTGAAGGAGAGGAGCtaagagttgttgttgttttttttggaaggatTACTACCccttgcttttttccccttcttcttTTATTCACCCGGTTCTCTGGAATTGGGAATTGGCATTGCGGGTGTCACTTTGGCTGCATAAGGATGGCAGCTTGGTTCACCTTCTTCTTCTCCCTTGCCTTCAGCACCATGGCGCAG GTGTTTGCCTCTGGTGTTTTTGAGCTGCACCTCCACGACTTTAAGAACCAAAAGGGTCTCTTAGCCAATGGGCTGCCGTGCAAGCCCAGCTGCAGGACTTACTTCAGGGTGTGCCTGAAGAACTACCAGGCGGTGGTCTCACCCGGGGGCTGCATATTCGGCAGTGCCCGGACGCCAGTTCTGGGTTCCTCTAACTCCTTCACTGACACTCCACCTGGTCCCATCCAGATCCCCTTCAACTTTAGTTGGCCG GGCTCCTTTTCGTTAATAATTGAAGCCTGGCACGCTCCTCATGGAAATCTACCTGTAG AAAGCAACAACCCCGACTTTTTGATAAGCTTCTTCGCCATCCAAAGACAAATGAGCGTGAGCAGCGATTGGTCTCAGGACACGCAGACCAGCGAGCAAACGGAGCTGAGGTATTCCTACCGCTTCGTCTGCAACAAGAGTTACTACGGCGAGAGCTGCTCCAAGAAATGCACGCCCCGGGACGACCGTTTTGGACACTACACCTGCACCAGGGATGGAAAGTTGTCCTGCCTGTCCGGCTGGAAGGGGGGATACTGCGAAGAAC CCATCTGTCTGGAAGGATGCAGTGAGAGGAACGGCAACTGTTCCAAACCGGGCGAGTGTGT GTGCCGAGATGGCTGGCAGGGTACTTTCTGCGACGAGTGCAAGAAGCACCCGGCATGCAAGCACGGCACCTGCCAGCTGCCGTGGCAGTGCAACTGTCAGGAGGGCTGGGGAGGCCTATTGTGTGACCAAG ATCTGAACTTCTGCACGCATCACCATCCCTGCGTGAACGGCGCCACCTGCATGAACACGGGCCAGGGCAGCTACACGTGTACGTGCATGCCGGGCTACACGGGGGTCAACTGCGAGCTGGAGATGCAGGAGTGTGACAGCAATCCCTGTCGGAATGGTGGGACATGCACC AATCTGGAGAGCGGCTACATGTGCTCGTGTCTGGAGGGCTTTGAGGGTTCACACTGTGAACACAGTTTGCTGACGTGCGCTGATTCCCCCTGCTTTCATGGTGGCAAGTGCTGGGAGAAAGACAATGGGCGGAGCTACATGTGCGAGTGTCCCCGTGGCTACACCGGCCTCAACTGCGAGAAGAGAGTGGATAAATGCACGTCGCTTCCCTGCGCTAATG GCGGTCAGTGTCTTATCCACGGCGGCACTCGTGTGTGCAGCTGCCGTGCAGGGTTTACGGGCCAGCATTGTGAGATCAACATCAACGAGTGCGCCGGGAACCCTTGCGTCAACGGTGGCACCTGCCTAGACCGGATCAACGACTACACCTGCGAATGCCCCCCAGGGTACAGTGGACGTAATTGTGACAGGGTCTTGGATGAGTGTCCCCTCCATCCCTGCCTCAATGGCGGCGTCTGCACCAGTACAGTCCCTGTGACTTGCGCCTGCCCACCTGGCTTTACCGGGCCCAGCTGCGAGTTCTTTGCGGCGGTGACATCCCAAGTGGGAGAGATTCAAGATGGTTTTCAGTGGGCGGCCGTCTCCCTGGCCGTGGGGCTCGTGGCGCTGTTGGTCCTGTTGTGCATGGTGGGCTTGGCCCTGAGGCACATCCACCGGCAAGCCCGGAGGCAGCGGGAGGACACGGAAACCATGAACAATGTGTCCAGTGTTCAGCAGGATAACCTCATACCGGCATCTCAGCTGAAAAACACTAACCAAAAAGTCAGCCTGGAGGTGGACTGTGACTCGGAAAAGTCGAACTTTATCCATAAAAACTATCACTTGGACCATTACAGCTTAAAAACAAAGGAGTTTAAGGACGAAAAgtcacaagaagacaaaagtcTCATTTATGACAAGAGTTTAGAAGACAAAAGACCCTCGAGTAGAGTGTGCAG TGAAAAGCCAGAGTGTAGGATATCGACGATATGCTCATCCAGAGACTCCATGTACCAGTCGGTATTTGTTATAGCTGACGCAAGGAGAGAGTGCGTCATAGCGACTGAG GTTTAA